Sequence from the Clostridium butyricum genome:
TTTCAGTAGCAGTAATGCCTTGTACAGCTAAAAAAGCAGAAGCAGATAGAGAAGAATTTACAAGAGATCATATTAAAGACATTGATTATGTTCTTACAACAAGTGAATTGTGTGACATGATAAATGAAAGTGGAATAAAGTTTGATGAAGTAGAAGGGGAATCTTTAGATACACCATTTTCATTATATTCTGGTGGTGGAGTTATCTTTGGAGTTACAGGGGGAGTTACAGAATCAGTTATACGTACCATATATGAAGATCAAAGTCAGAAAGGATTAAAGGATTTACAGTTTGTAGGCATGCGTGGTATGGATGGTGTAAAGGTGTGTGAAATAGAAATAAATGGACTTCAATTAAAAATAGGAATAGTAAGTGGTCTTGCAAATGCTGAAAAGATTATACAGAGTATTGAAAGTGGAAAAGAGCATTTTGATTTTGTTGAAGTTATGGCATGTAATGGAGGTTGTATTGGAGGAGCTGGACAGCCATTTGGATTAAATAAAACTAAGATAGAACGTGCAAAAGGGCTTTATAAGGCTGATAAGGTTGCACAAATAAAAAGAAGTAGTGAAAATCCAATGATGGATACAATATATAAAGATATTTTAAAAAATAGTAATGATCTTTTACACAGATAGTTTTCAAAAGATCCTAAAAAAATTAAAACATCTTAAAAAAGTGATATAAAAATCTAAAAAAATTTACATTGTCAAATTTTTAAAAATGATATAATTAAAAAGGGTAGCACACCCACAAATGTGGAAAGAACTCATTTTCATATTAGAAAATTTAATTCCACATATATATAAAGAAGCTGCATTCATACTGATTTATTCTTATGAATATGGTTTCTTTTATTTTTATATTAAAAGTTTTACTTACCTAAAAGGCTTTTTTCTGATATAATAGAATTTAGAACTAAAAAACACGCCTTTACATGCGCTTATGAATTAAATAAATTTTAATTAATAAGTTGATTTTTTATTAAAAAAATGAAGTTATAATTCATAAAAATATGGTTTTTATAATTTGAATTTTGTTTATGAGGGTGTGTAAACGTTATCAAAGAAATGGAGGAGTAAAAATGTTCAAAATTGATGATTATGTTATTTATGGGGGCAATGGTGTCTGTAAGGTGACTGATGTTGGGGTTCCTGAAATAAGTAGGTTTGACAGTGAAAAGGAATATTATACTCTTGAACCTGTATATGAAAATGGGAGAATATTTGCACCTGTTGATAATGAAAAAGTTGTAATGAGAAAGGTACTAACGAGACAGGAAGCAGATGATCTTATTGGAACTATTCCATCTGTAGAAGTAAATTGGATTGATAATATGAAAGAAAGAGACCATGAATTTAAGGATATAATACAACATTATGATTGCATTGGATTCGTAAAGATAATAAAGACTATAATTGAAAAGAAAAGAGAATACAGTTCAGATGGGAAAAAACTATCTGTAAGTGATGCAAACTATCTAAAGAGAGCTCAAGAATATCTAAGCGGTGAGCTTGCAATTGCCTTAAACATACCTAAAGACACAGTTAACAATTACATAGAGAATAGATTGAAATGCATGTAAGATAAAGATATGATAAAATCAAGAATACTAAAAAAATTATTTAAAATTAAACTTCAGCACAAGATTATTACTGAAGTTTAATTTTTTATTATATACATTGAAATTGACATGTTATGTTCAGTGTAGGTATTCCTTGTTAGTAATTGTAAAGTGCATATTGCAATATTTATTTATATAGATGTAATGTTAATAACAACAACTTCTGGATTGTTGAATATTCTTGGTACTGGTGTAGACTCTCTAGCAAGTCCACGGC
This genomic interval carries:
- a CDS encoding CarD family transcriptional regulator; translated protein: MFKIDDYVIYGGNGVCKVTDVGVPEISRFDSEKEYYTLEPVYENGRIFAPVDNEKVVMRKVLTRQEADDLIGTIPSVEVNWIDNMKERDHEFKDIIQHYDCIGFVKIIKTIIEKKREYSSDGKKLSVSDANYLKRAQEYLSGELAIALNIPKDTVNNYIENRLKCM